A genomic segment from Ruegeria sp. TM1040 encodes:
- a CDS encoding thiamine pyrophosphate-binding protein, with translation MSSDTAQPASASRRSGGRVLADQLQILGADTIYCVPGESYLELLDGLHAHQESINVVTCRHESGASNMADAYGKLTGKPGICAVTRGPGATNASNGVHTAFQDSTPMILLIGQVGREMVDREAFQEIDYRRMFGQMAKWVAQIDDAARIPEYMARAWKTALSGRPGPVVLALPEDMLTDEVTVADLRVTPPARPAPAAHDIEALSAMIARAKKPMLMVGGPSWSEACADKALAFAERLGLPVTTSFRSQDYVNNGHDNYVGPVGIAPIPNLRKRLREEVDLLITVGPRLGEMTTQGYELIDIPHPQMTFVHVHPGAEELGQVYQPDLAIQSDPELFFDAAEAITLPSQPEGWADWVQQQRADYLAFQTPTEVPGDVNMGHVVRHMSETLPEDTIYTNGAGNYTVWLHRFHQHRAYRTQLAPTSGSMGYGVPAAVAAKLAHPDRTVVAMAGDGCFMMTSQELATAAQHGADVIYVVVNNGMYGTIRMHQERHHPGKVMATKLVNPDFVAYAASFGIAGERVLRTEDFPAALERARTTKGGYMIEIVVDPEALTPNQSLSAVRAEGQGKANA, from the coding sequence ATGTCCAGCGACACAGCACAGCCCGCATCCGCCTCGCGTCGTAGCGGTGGCAGAGTTCTTGCAGATCAGTTGCAGATTCTAGGGGCAGACACGATTTATTGCGTCCCCGGTGAGAGTTATCTGGAGTTGCTGGACGGGCTTCACGCCCACCAGGAGAGCATCAACGTGGTGACCTGTCGCCACGAATCCGGTGCCTCAAACATGGCCGATGCCTATGGTAAGCTGACCGGAAAGCCCGGCATCTGTGCTGTGACACGCGGGCCGGGAGCGACCAATGCCTCTAATGGGGTCCACACCGCGTTTCAGGACTCGACGCCTATGATCCTTCTGATCGGGCAGGTGGGGCGCGAGATGGTGGATCGCGAAGCGTTCCAAGAGATTGATTACCGGCGCATGTTTGGCCAGATGGCCAAATGGGTAGCGCAGATCGATGATGCAGCCCGCATCCCAGAATATATGGCGCGCGCTTGGAAAACCGCGCTTTCTGGTCGTCCCGGGCCGGTGGTTTTGGCGCTGCCAGAGGACATGCTGACCGATGAGGTCACGGTCGCAGATCTGCGCGTGACGCCGCCCGCGCGTCCGGCCCCTGCCGCGCATGACATCGAGGCACTCTCGGCTATGATCGCCCGTGCCAAAAAGCCGATGCTGATGGTAGGCGGGCCAAGCTGGAGCGAGGCCTGTGCAGACAAAGCGCTGGCCTTTGCCGAGCGTTTGGGCCTGCCGGTCACGACATCCTTTCGCAGTCAGGACTATGTAAACAACGGTCACGACAATTATGTCGGCCCGGTTGGCATCGCCCCAATTCCCAATCTTCGTAAACGGTTGCGTGAAGAGGTTGATCTTCTGATAACGGTTGGCCCGCGCCTTGGCGAGATGACGACCCAAGGCTACGAGCTCATCGATATTCCGCATCCGCAGATGACCTTTGTGCATGTGCATCCGGGTGCTGAGGAGTTGGGACAAGTCTATCAGCCCGATCTTGCGATCCAGTCCGACCCTGAGCTGTTCTTTGACGCCGCCGAGGCGATTACTCTGCCGAGCCAGCCCGAAGGCTGGGCCGACTGGGTGCAGCAGCAGCGAGCGGATTACCTCGCCTTTCAGACCCCAACCGAGGTGCCAGGGGATGTGAACATGGGCCATGTGGTGCGCCACATGAGCGAAACGCTGCCCGAGGACACGATCTACACCAACGGGGCGGGGAACTATACAGTCTGGCTGCACCGGTTCCATCAGCACCGCGCCTATCGCACGCAACTGGCGCCCACCAGCGGCTCCATGGGGTATGGTGTACCGGCGGCGGTTGCGGCCAAGCTCGCGCATCCCGACCGCACTGTGGTTGCGATGGCAGGCGATGGGTGTTTCATGATGACCTCGCAAGAGCTGGCCACCGCGGCGCAGCATGGTGCTGATGTCATCTATGTTGTCGTAAACAATGGCATGTACGGCACCATCCGCATGCATCAGGAACGCCATCACCCCGGCAAGGTCATGGCCACAAAGTTGGTGAACCCCGATTTTGTCGCCTATGCCGCGTCCTTTGGGATCGCGGGGGAACGGGTGCTCCGCACCGAGGATTTCCCGGCGGCGTTGGAGCGCGCCCGCACAACCAAGGGCGGCTACATGATCGAGATTGTGGTTGACCCCGAAGCCTTGACCCCAAACCAGTCGCTTTCGGCTGTACGCGCCGAAGGACAGGGCAAGGCAAACGCCTGA
- the ptsP gene encoding phosphoenolpyruvate--protein phosphotransferase: MVENTESESRKLLGRLREAMAGDDAGQARLDKITQLIADSMGTEVCSIYLFRDEDTLELCATEGLNRESVHQTRMRVGEGLVGRVARTGKVINTPDAPSARGFRYMPETGEERFSSFLGIPIQRLGEMMGVLVVQSKESREYSADAVYALEVVAMVIAEMTELGAFVGEGSAMSPLHQQSVLLKGIAAQEGAAEGNIWLHEPRVVVTNPIADDPHRELERLQEAVEELRVGVDKMLQVSSNGDKEQAQVLETYRMFANSKGWMRRMEEDIARGLSAEAAVEKEQSLARGRMAQVQDAYLRERLSDLDDLSNRLLRILTGQGKDTGAELPENPILVARNIGPAELLEYGRSLKGIILEEGSVGSHAAIVARALAIPLVVRVARITTEGLNGDHVLVDGDNAVVHLRPDDPVVSAFRDKIAMQAKAQERYSSIREKPAITVDGKRINLMMNAGLMADLPSLENSGAEGVGLFRTELQFLVRNQMPKRSELKGLYQRVLEAAGGKRVVFRTLDIGSDKVLPYMKPTDEPNPALGWRAIRVGLDKPGVMRMQLQALIRAANGGPLTVMFPFVAQFEEYRLAREEVNKTIERERRLGHVLPSTLEIGAMLETPSLGFAPLKFFEEVDFLSIGGNDLKQFFFAADRENERVRRRYDTLNVSFLSFIERIVERCDISGTPLSFCGEDAGRPIEAVCLAAMGIRTLSMRPASIGPVKSLLMRVDLGELRKIISDARHRGDQTVRPAVMQYLREL, translated from the coding sequence ATGGTTGAGAACACGGAATCCGAAAGCCGCAAGCTTCTGGGTCGTCTGCGCGAGGCCATGGCAGGGGATGACGCCGGACAGGCGCGCCTCGACAAGATTACGCAGCTGATAGCCGACAGTATGGGCACCGAAGTGTGCTCTATCTATCTGTTTCGCGACGAAGATACGCTCGAACTCTGCGCCACCGAAGGGCTCAACCGCGAGTCCGTGCACCAGACCCGCATGCGCGTGGGCGAGGGGCTTGTGGGGCGTGTGGCGCGCACGGGCAAGGTGATCAACACCCCCGATGCGCCAAGCGCGCGGGGCTTTCGCTATATGCCGGAAACCGGCGAGGAGCGCTTCTCCTCATTCCTGGGTATCCCCATCCAGCGCCTTGGCGAGATGATGGGCGTTCTTGTGGTGCAATCCAAGGAAAGCCGCGAATATTCCGCGGACGCGGTCTATGCCCTTGAAGTTGTTGCAATGGTTATCGCCGAGATGACCGAACTTGGGGCCTTTGTGGGCGAGGGCTCTGCCATGTCGCCCCTGCACCAGCAATCTGTGCTCTTGAAGGGTATCGCCGCGCAGGAGGGGGCCGCCGAGGGCAATATCTGGCTGCATGAGCCCCGCGTTGTGGTGACGAACCCGATTGCGGACGATCCGCATCGGGAGCTGGAGCGCCTGCAGGAGGCCGTTGAGGAGCTGCGGGTGGGTGTCGACAAGATGCTGCAGGTCTCATCGAACGGTGACAAGGAACAGGCACAGGTCCTTGAAACTTATCGCATGTTTGCCAACTCCAAAGGCTGGATGCGGCGCATGGAAGAGGACATTGCCCGTGGCCTGAGCGCCGAAGCTGCAGTTGAAAAAGAACAATCCCTTGCAAGAGGCCGCATGGCGCAGGTTCAGGACGCGTATTTGCGTGAGCGCCTGAGCGATCTGGACGATCTGTCGAACCGCCTGCTGCGTATTTTGACCGGTCAGGGCAAGGATACCGGCGCAGAACTGCCGGAAAATCCCATCCTGGTCGCGCGCAATATCGGTCCGGCCGAATTGTTGGAATATGGTAGGTCTTTGAAGGGAATTATCCTTGAAGAGGGCTCTGTAGGTTCGCATGCGGCAATTGTAGCGCGGGCATTGGCGATCCCATTGGTGGTGCGTGTGGCCCGGATCACTACCGAAGGGCTGAATGGGGATCATGTTTTGGTGGACGGGGACAACGCTGTTGTGCACCTGCGCCCCGATGATCCTGTCGTCAGCGCCTTTCGCGATAAGATTGCGATGCAAGCGAAGGCCCAGGAACGGTATTCGTCGATACGTGAGAAACCTGCGATAACGGTCGATGGAAAAAGAATTAACCTGATGATGAACGCAGGGTTGATGGCAGATCTGCCTTCGCTCGAGAATTCTGGCGCAGAGGGGGTTGGTCTGTTTCGCACTGAGCTGCAGTTCCTGGTGCGCAATCAGATGCCCAAACGCTCCGAGCTCAAGGGGCTCTACCAGCGTGTGCTGGAGGCTGCAGGTGGCAAACGGGTGGTGTTTCGCACCCTCGACATCGGGTCCGACAAGGTTCTGCCCTATATGAAGCCCACCGACGAGCCGAACCCAGCCTTGGGATGGCGCGCAATTCGGGTTGGATTGGACAAACCCGGTGTGATGCGGATGCAGCTACAGGCGCTGATCCGCGCGGCCAACGGCGGGCCTCTTACGGTGATGTTCCCATTTGTGGCACAATTCGAGGAATACCGCCTCGCGCGCGAGGAGGTGAACAAGACCATCGAACGCGAGCGCCGTTTGGGACATGTTCTGCCCTCCACGCTCGAGATCGGCGCCATGCTGGAGACCCCATCGCTTGGGTTTGCACCGCTCAAGTTCTTTGAGGAAGTCGATTTTCTGTCGATTGGCGGCAATGATCTCAAGCAGTTCTTCTTTGCGGCGGACCGTGAAAACGAACGGGTGCGACGGCGCTATGACACGCTCAACGTGAGCTTCCTGAGCTTTATCGAGCGGATCGTGGAACGCTGCGACATCTCCGGCACGCCGCTGAGCTTTTGTGGTGAGGATGCCGGCCGCCCGATCGAAGCCGTGTGTCTTGCAGCCATGGGAATTCGCACCCTTTCGATGCGTCCGGCCTCGATCGGCCCGGTCAAATCTCTGCTGATGCGCGTGGATCTTGGGGAACTGCGCAAGATCATCTCTGATGCGCGTCATCGCGGTGATCAAACGGTGCGACCGGCGGTCATGCAGTACCTCCGCGAACTTTGA
- a CDS encoding aspartate kinase, with the protein MPLLVMKFGGTSVANLDRIRRAAKRVGVEVAKGYDVIVIVSAMSGKTNELVGWVGETSPLYDAREYDAVVSSGENVTAGLMALTLQEMDVPARSWQGWQVPLKTNSAHSQARIEEIGTENINQKFGEGMKVAVVAGFQGISPEGRITTLGRGGSDTTAVAFAAAFGAERCDIYTDVDGVYTTDPRICEKARKLDKIAFEEMLELASLGAKVLQTRSVELAMRYKVKLRVLSSFEEQSDEAGTLVCDEEEIMESNVVNGVAYSRDEAKLTCLSVADRPGIAATIFGCLSDAGVNVDMIVQNISEDGRTDMTFSCPTDQVQRAEMALNAYKEKGELNFAELVADTGVAKISVVGIGMRSQSGVAAKMFKVLSDEGINIKVITTSEIKISVLVDRKYMELAVQALHDAFELDKAS; encoded by the coding sequence ATGCCCCTACTTGTGATGAAATTCGGCGGCACATCCGTCGCCAATCTGGACCGCATTCGCCGCGCTGCCAAACGCGTTGGTGTCGAAGTGGCCAAAGGCTATGACGTGATCGTCATTGTCTCCGCCATGTCCGGCAAGACCAACGAGCTGGTCGGTTGGGTGGGGGAGACCTCGCCGCTCTATGATGCGCGTGAATATGATGCGGTTGTATCCTCTGGTGAGAATGTGACCGCGGGCCTCATGGCGTTGACGCTGCAAGAGATGGACGTGCCCGCGCGCAGCTGGCAGGGCTGGCAAGTGCCGCTCAAGACCAACTCGGCCCACAGCCAGGCCCGGATCGAAGAGATCGGCACAGAGAACATCAACCAGAAGTTCGGCGAAGGCATGAAAGTGGCCGTTGTTGCGGGCTTTCAGGGGATTTCTCCCGAAGGTCGCATCACCACCCTCGGGCGCGGCGGCTCTGACACCACAGCGGTGGCTTTTGCGGCGGCCTTCGGGGCGGAGCGCTGCGATATCTACACCGATGTGGACGGCGTCTATACCACCGACCCGCGCATCTGCGAAAAGGCACGCAAGCTCGACAAGATCGCCTTTGAGGAAATGCTGGAGCTGGCATCCTTGGGCGCCAAGGTGCTGCAAACCCGCTCCGTCGAGCTGGCGATGCGCTACAAGGTGAAACTGCGCGTGCTCTCGAGCTTTGAAGAACAGTCCGACGAGGCCGGAACCCTGGTCTGCGACGAGGAGGAAATCATGGAATCCAATGTTGTTAACGGCGTTGCCTACTCGCGGGATGAGGCCAAACTGACCTGTCTTTCGGTCGCGGACCGTCCGGGCATCGCGGCGACCATTTTTGGCTGCCTCTCGGATGCCGGCGTCAACGTCGATATGATCGTGCAGAACATCTCTGAAGATGGGCGCACGGATATGACGTTCTCTTGCCCCACGGATCAGGTACAGCGCGCGGAAATGGCCCTGAACGCCTACAAAGAGAAGGGCGAGCTGAACTTTGCTGAACTCGTGGCGGACACCGGTGTTGCGAAGATTTCGGTGGTGGGCATCGGCATGCGATCGCAGTCCGGTGTGGCCGCCAAGATGTTCAAGGTCCTCTCGGATGAGGGCATCAACATCAAGGTGATCACCACCTCCGAGATCAAGATTTCGGTGCTGGTGGACCGCAAATACATGGAGCTCGCCGTGCAGGCCCTGCACGACGCCTTTGAGCTCGACAAAGCCAGCTGA
- a CDS encoding TrkH family potassium uptake protein — translation MLDLRPVGYVIGLLVVILGGTMVFPLLLDLYDGKGEWPVFLESALFCFLVGGVLALTCANGVGRGLSIRQTFLLTTLVWVVLPIFGALPLMLGATELSFTDAFFEAMSGLTTTGSTVISGLDDLPRGLLLWRGILQWLGGIGIIVVAMVFLPELRVGGMQIFKSEAFDTMGKILPRAQEIAKQISVIYLVLTLVCALVYTVLGMGLFDAVVHAMTTMSTGGFSNYDASFGTFSGPAEYAAAIFMVVAALPFVRYVQMVNGKTLPLFQDSQVRAFMATILLLVAITAGVLVTIFPHHPEQAVREALFNIISIMSGTGYASVDYMAWGPFLIMIFFFIGLIGGCAGSTACSVKIFRYQLLFASIRVQVQRIRSPNGVFVPRYEGRPVTPDVLSSVISFFMFFVITLGIVAWALALTGLDFITAISGAATAVANIGPGLGDIIGPAGNFAPLNDTAKWILAIAMLIGRLELMAVYAILTVRFWRS, via the coding sequence ATGTTGGATCTGCGCCCCGTCGGATATGTCATTGGCCTGCTCGTCGTCATTTTGGGCGGCACCATGGTTTTCCCACTCCTCCTTGATCTTTACGATGGCAAGGGGGAGTGGCCTGTGTTTCTCGAAAGCGCCCTCTTCTGTTTTCTGGTCGGAGGGGTTTTGGCCTTGACCTGCGCCAATGGGGTAGGGCGGGGATTGTCGATCCGCCAGACCTTTTTGCTCACCACATTGGTCTGGGTGGTGCTGCCGATTTTTGGCGCGTTGCCCTTGATGCTGGGGGCAACCGAACTGAGTTTCACGGATGCTTTTTTTGAGGCGATGTCGGGGCTGACGACCACCGGGTCAACGGTGATCTCGGGGCTTGATGATCTGCCGCGTGGTCTGTTGCTGTGGCGGGGCATCCTGCAATGGCTGGGTGGCATTGGTATCATTGTGGTCGCCATGGTGTTCCTGCCGGAGCTCCGGGTTGGGGGCATGCAGATCTTTAAATCCGAAGCCTTTGACACGATGGGGAAAATCCTCCCGCGTGCACAGGAAATCGCCAAGCAGATCTCGGTGATCTACCTGGTGCTCACATTGGTCTGTGCGCTGGTTTACACGGTTCTGGGTATGGGGCTTTTTGATGCGGTGGTGCATGCGATGACCACCATGTCGACGGGCGGGTTCTCCAATTACGACGCGTCTTTTGGCACGTTTTCCGGTCCGGCGGAGTATGCCGCCGCCATCTTTATGGTGGTCGCGGCTCTGCCGTTTGTGCGCTATGTGCAGATGGTCAACGGCAAGACCCTGCCGCTGTTTCAGGACTCGCAGGTGCGGGCCTTCATGGCGACGATCCTTTTGCTTGTGGCCATCACCGCCGGGGTGCTTGTGACCATCTTTCCGCATCATCCCGAGCAGGCCGTGCGCGAGGCCCTGTTCAACATCATCTCCATCATGTCCGGAACCGGTTATGCCAGTGTCGACTACATGGCCTGGGGGCCGTTCCTGATCATGATCTTCTTCTTTATCGGGCTCATTGGGGGCTGCGCGGGCTCGACCGCCTGTTCGGTGAAGATCTTCCGCTACCAGCTTCTCTTTGCCTCGATCAGGGTGCAGGTGCAGCGCATCCGCTCGCCCAACGGGGTCTTTGTGCCGCGCTATGAGGGGCGACCGGTCACGCCCGATGTTCTAAGCTCGGTGATCTCGTTTTTCATGTTCTTCGTCATCACGCTGGGCATCGTGGCCTGGGCGCTCGCGCTGACGGGGCTCGACTTCATCACCGCCATCTCGGGAGCAGCAACAGCGGTTGCCAATATCGGTCCCGGTCTTGGAGATATCATCGGGCCTGCGGGGAACTTCGCCCCGCTCAATGACACCGCCAAGTGGATTTTGGCCATCGCAATGCTGATCGGGCGACTGGAGCTGATGGCGGTTTATGCGATCCTGACGGTTCGTTTCTGGCGCAGCTAG
- the folE2 gene encoding GTP cyclohydrolase FolE2, with amino-acid sequence MNIHSRDVNETPDRSDAEQALAVLRRWAGEASETEVAQLDPAIARLLPGQELQNYPDLKRQYPDDFDANESYRATLPDLQNGPSSLIRGAKEQIQHVGISNFRLPIRFHTRDNGDLTLETSVTGTVSLDAEKKGINMSRIMRSFYKHAEKVFSFDVMEAALEDYLSDLESGDARLQMRFSFPVKVQSLRSGLSGYQYYDVALELVQMAGQRHRIVHLDYVYSSTCPCSLELSEHARQARGQLATPHSQRSVARISVQMEQDGGCLWFEDLIDHCRRAVPTETQVMVKREDEQAFAELNAANPIFVEDAARLFCEALQSDARVGDFRVVASHQESLHSHDAVSVLTQGTMFAAPSLDPQLFSTLIHRG; translated from the coding sequence ATGAATATTCATTCTCGTGATGTAAACGAAACGCCAGATCGCTCGGACGCGGAACAAGCGCTTGCGGTGCTGCGGCGCTGGGCGGGCGAAGCAAGCGAGACCGAAGTGGCGCAGCTCGACCCTGCGATTGCGCGCCTGCTGCCCGGGCAGGAATTGCAGAATTACCCCGACCTCAAGCGCCAGTACCCGGACGACTTTGATGCAAACGAGTCCTACCGCGCCACGCTCCCGGATCTTCAGAACGGCCCTTCCAGCCTGATCCGCGGCGCCAAGGAGCAGATCCAGCATGTCGGTATCTCCAATTTCCGCCTGCCGATCCGGTTTCATACGCGGGACAACGGTGATCTGACGCTCGAGACCAGCGTAACCGGCACCGTCAGCTTGGATGCGGAGAAAAAAGGCATCAACATGTCGCGCATCATGCGCAGCTTTTACAAACATGCTGAGAAGGTCTTTTCTTTCGACGTGATGGAAGCAGCTCTTGAGGATTATCTGAGCGATCTTGAGAGTGGCGACGCGCGGCTGCAGATGCGGTTTTCCTTCCCTGTGAAGGTGCAGAGCCTGCGCTCGGGTCTTTCGGGCTATCAGTATTACGACGTGGCGCTGGAACTGGTGCAGATGGCTGGGCAACGCCATCGCATCGTGCATCTGGACTATGTCTATTCTTCGACCTGCCCGTGCTCGCTTGAGCTTTCGGAACATGCCCGTCAGGCGCGTGGACAGCTGGCGACCCCGCACTCGCAGCGCTCTGTTGCGCGGATTTCCGTGCAGATGGAACAGGATGGCGGCTGTTTGTGGTTCGAGGATCTGATCGACCATTGCCGTCGCGCGGTGCCGACCGAGACGCAGGTGATGGTGAAGCGCGAAGACGAACAGGCATTTGCGGAGTTGAACGCGGCCAATCCGATCTTTGTGGAAGATGCGGCGCGCCTCTTTTGTGAAGCGCTTCAGAGCGATGCGCGGGTGGGGGATTTTCGGGTTGTGGCGAGCCATCAGGAAAGCCTGCACAGCCATGACGCGGTCTCTGTGCTGACGCAGGGCACGATGTTTGCGGCGCCGAGCCTCGACCCGCAGCTATTCTCGACTTTGATCCATCGCGGTTAG
- the metZ gene encoding O-succinylhomoserine sulfhydrylase, protein MTESWNKRTKLVHGGTRRSQYNEVSEAIFLTQGFVYDSAEQAEARFIETGADEFIYARYGNPTVAMFEERIALLEGAEDAFATASGMAAVNGALTSILKAGDHVVSAKALFGSCLYILENILTRYGVEVTFVDGTDLDQWRAAVRPDTKAVFFESMSNPTLEVIDIEGVAEIAHAVGATVVVDNVFSTPVFSNAIAQGADVVVYSATKHIDGQGRALGGVVLGTKDYIRGTLEPYMKHTGGSLSPFHAWMFVKGLETIDLRVNAQAASALKIAEAFESHPVLARTIYPGLKTHAQNALVQRQLGGKGGTVLSLDLKGGKEAAFAFLNALSIPVISNNLGDAKSIATHPATTTHQRLSEAQRAELGITDGLVRFSVGLEDADDLIADLSQALQTLA, encoded by the coding sequence ATGACAGAGAGCTGGAACAAACGCACCAAACTGGTCCATGGCGGCACCCGACGCAGCCAGTACAACGAGGTCAGCGAAGCGATCTTTCTGACCCAGGGGTTTGTGTACGACAGTGCAGAGCAGGCGGAGGCCCGGTTCATCGAGACCGGCGCGGATGAATTCATCTACGCCCGCTATGGCAATCCGACCGTGGCAATGTTTGAAGAGCGCATCGCCCTTTTAGAAGGGGCCGAGGATGCCTTTGCCACCGCATCGGGCATGGCGGCGGTGAATGGCGCGCTCACGTCGATCCTGAAAGCGGGCGACCATGTGGTCTCTGCCAAGGCGCTCTTTGGGTCCTGTCTTTATATTCTCGAAAACATCCTGACCCGGTATGGGGTCGAGGTGACATTTGTCGACGGCACGGATCTGGACCAGTGGCGCGCTGCCGTGCGCCCGGACACCAAGGCCGTGTTTTTTGAGAGCATGTCGAACCCAACGCTGGAAGTCATTGATATTGAAGGCGTTGCCGAGATCGCCCATGCGGTCGGCGCGACCGTTGTGGTCGATAATGTGTTCTCTACTCCGGTGTTTTCCAATGCCATCGCGCAAGGCGCGGATGTGGTGGTGTATTCGGCCACCAAACATATCGACGGGCAGGGGCGTGCGCTTGGCGGCGTGGTGCTTGGCACCAAGGATTACATTCGCGGCACGCTCGAACCCTACATGAAACATACCGGTGGCTCGCTGAGCCCGTTTCATGCCTGGATGTTCGTCAAGGGGCTTGAGACCATTGATCTGCGCGTCAATGCTCAGGCTGCCAGCGCGCTCAAGATCGCCGAGGCCTTTGAGAGCCATCCAGTCTTGGCTCGCACCATCTATCCGGGCCTGAAAACCCACGCGCAGAATGCGCTGGTGCAGCGCCAGCTTGGAGGCAAGGGTGGGACGGTGCTGTCGCTCGACCTCAAGGGCGGCAAGGAGGCGGCCTTCGCCTTTCTCAATGCGCTCTCCATTCCGGTGATCTCCAATAATCTGGGCGATGCCAAATCCATTGCCACCCATCCGGCCACCACCACGCACCAACGTCTTTCCGAGGCGCAGCGCGCAGAACTCGGGATCACCGATGGTCTGGTGCGGTTTTCGGTCGGGCTTGAGGATGCGGATGATCTGATCGCGGATCTGTCACAGGCGCTGCAAACGCTGGCGTGA